From the Kogia breviceps isolate mKogBre1 chromosome 3, mKogBre1 haplotype 1, whole genome shotgun sequence genome, one window contains:
- the GJD4 gene encoding gap junction delta-4 protein → MDQLDLLGFLVITLNCNVTMVGKIWLLCTVLLRTVVLILAGSPVYQDEQERFVCNTLQPGCANVCYDIFAPMSHLRFWLIQSVSVLLPSAVFSVYVLHKGAELAARGSRWPDDGSEDHDGPELTPGARRYLTVPDFSSGYVVHLCLRTLTEAAFGALHYLLFGFLVPKRFSCMHPPCTSVVDCYVSRPTEKSILMLFVWAVCALSLLLSVADLVCSVRWKTRRRHGGARRRPCQGAGSAAREGHGAHGGRGARARRGLRTGGQGAYGPASEPTEPGHPELPGEDESDALSSASDQPRRAGPGAAAPGWEERPCAPSTPLPGPSKSEWV, encoded by the exons ATGGACCAGCTGGACCTGCTGGGGTTCCTCGTCATCACCCTAAACTGCAACGTGACCATGGTGG GGAAGATCTGGCTTCTCTGCACGGTGCTTTTGAGGACGGTGGTGCTCATCCTGGCCGGGTCGCCGGTCTACCAGGACGAGCAGGAGAGGTTCGTCTGCAATACTCTGCAGCCCGGATGCGCCAACGTTTGCTACGACATCTTCGCCCCCATGTCCCACCTGCGCTTCTGGCTGATCCAGAGCGTGTCCGTTCTCCTTCCGTCCGCGGTCTTCAGTGTCTACGTGCTGCACAAAGGAGCCGAGCTGGCGGCACGTGGGTCCCGCTGGCCGGATGATGGCTCGGAGGACCACGACGGCCCTGAACTGACCCCTGGGGCCAGGCGCTACCTGACGGTGCCGGACTTCTCCTCGGGCTACGTGGTCCACCTCTGCCTCCGGACCCTGACGGAGGCAGCTTTCGGTGCCCTGCATTACCTCCTCTTCGGATTCTTGGTCCCCAAGAGATTCTCGTGCATGCACCCTCCTTGCACCAGCGTGGTGGACTGTTACGTCTCCCGGCCCACGGAGAAGTCCATCCTGATGCTTTTCGTCTGGGCGGTCTGCGCGCTGTCCTTGCTGCTCAGTGTCGCCGACCTGGTCTGCAGCGTGCGCTGGAAGACGCGCAGGCGACACGGCGGGGCCCGGAGGAGGCCGTGTCAAGGGGCGGGGAGTGCGGCGCGGGAGGGACACGGGGCGCACGGGGGACGTGGGGCGCGCGCTCGCCGGGGCCTGCGGACTGGAGGGCAGGGCGCGTACGGCCCCGCCTCGGAGCCCACCGAGCCGGGGCATCCGGAGCTGCCAGGGGAGGACGAGAGCGACGCGCTGTCCTCAGCCAGCGACCAGCCGCGCAGGGCCGGGCCAGGAGCGGCGGCCCCGGGGTGGGAGGAGCGGCCCTGCGCGCCGAGCACCCCGCTCCCGGGCCCCAGCAAGTCCGAGTGGGTGTGA